From one Anopheles cruzii chromosome 3, idAnoCruzAS_RS32_06, whole genome shotgun sequence genomic stretch:
- the LOC128272426 gene encoding uncharacterized protein LOC128272426, whose product MAAAPKLSDISAKFTESTLDEIIRSAGGTRCTGWKLQDGDVTKGDAYLSELYRIQLWDDECPSKDGKPLVVNAIVKTIPKNVGRRNTFRSADFFRNECNFYNVVLKELYRFQDKRQPKHPFQDIARCFVAYCDGENDFIALDDLGQYGYATASRAEGVGLEDCLRCMRALGRFHALSLAMKEQESDRFHTIVQQHVEETYYAARLKPWYNNFLQVQINIAKDAVRREFASTEFERKVAGFFDCDLYDRMVYLTHTRNQNSVINHGDCWMPNFLFHGETPAVRIIDFQLARYSSPALDISFFVYSCTSQALREAHYQELLDAYYGALSEMLRDLGSNPEDIFPYSELKRELQQYARFGVGMGIESIPFSLLGESDVPDLNQITSEKAIPIEEIWILRPIESQAGRLRLTDMFHHAIDMGYLD is encoded by the exons ATGGCCGCCGCCCCGAAGCTTAGCGATATTTCGGCCAAGTTCACCGAGAGCACGCTGGACGAGATTATCCGCAGTGCCGGAGGAACCCGCTGTACCGGTTGGAAGCTGCAGGATGGCGACGTCACGAAGGGCGATGCTTATCTTAGCGAACTGTACCGCATCCAGCTGTGGGACGATGAGTGCCCCTCGAAGGACGGCAAACCGCTCGTGGTGAACGCAATCGTGAAGACGATCCCGAAAAACGTCGGTCGTCGCAACACGTTCCGGTCGGCGGACTTTTTTCGCAACGAGTGCAACTTCTACAACGTGGTGCTGAAGGAGCTGTACCGCTTCCAGGACAAGCGCCAGCCGAAGCACCCATTCCAGGATATCGCACG GTGCTTTGTCGCGTATTGTGACGGAGAAAATGATTTTATCGCTTTGGACGACCTGGGCCAGTACGGTTACGCGACTGCTTCGAG AGCCGAAGGTGTCGGACTGGAGGACTGTCTGCGCTGCATGCGTGCGCTGGGCCGGTTCCATGCCCTGTCGCTAGCGATGAAGGAGCAGGAATCGGATCGCTTCCACACGATCGTCCAGCAGCACGTGGAGGAGACGTACTATGCGGCGCGGCTCAAACCGTGGTACAACAACTTCCTCCAGGTGCAGATCAACATCGCGAAGGACGCGGTTCGGCGCGAGTTTGCGAGCACCGAGTTCGAGCGCAAGGTGGCCGGCTTCTTCGATTGCGATCTGTACGACCGGATGGTCTACCTGACGCACACGCGCAACCAGAACTCGGTCATCAATCACGGCGACTGTTGGATGCCGAACTTTCTGTTCCACGGTGAAACGCCCGCCGTCCGCATTATCGACTTCCAGCTTGCTCGCTACTCCTCGCCAGCGCTGGACATTTCCTTTTTCGTGTACTCGTGCACCAGCCAGGCGTTGCGCGAAGCCCACTACCAGGAACTGCTCGATGCGTACTATGGCGCGCTGTCCGAGATGCTGCGGGACCTGGGCTCGAACCCGGAGGATATTTTCCCGTACTCGGAGCTGAAGCGAGAGCTGCAGCAGTACGCGCGCTTCGGGGTCGGTATGGGCATCGAATCTATACCGTTCTCGCTGCTCGGTGAATCGGATGTGCCCGATCTGAACCAGATCACCTCGGAGAAGGCGATCCCGATCGAGGAAATATGGATACTGCGCCCGATCGAAAGCCAAGCGGGGCGCCTCCGGCTCACAGACATGTTTCACCATGCCATCGACATGGGATACCTGGACTGA